A window of Ardenticatenales bacterium genomic DNA:
CCCGGATTACGAAGGGTTGGGCATCGGTTCGTACCTGCTGGATTGGGCGGAGGCGCGCGCGCGGCAGGCGTTGAGCCGCCTCCCGGCACATGCGCTGTTCAGCGTGCGCGCCGGCTGCGTGAGTACGTATCAGCCGACAAAGGCGTTGTTCGAGGCGCGCGGGATGAAGATGGTCCGCCACTTCTATCGCATGGTAATTGACCTGGAGCAGCCGCCCGCGCCGCCGCGGTTCCCGCCGCACATCGTGGTGCGTACCCTGGTGGAACGACCTGATCTGCGCGCCATTTTCCAGGCGGTGGAAGAGTCTTTCAGCGATCATTGGGGTCATGTGCCGGAATCGGAGGAGAAGGTGCTGGCGCGGTGGCGGCACATGATGGAGACGGACAAGGATTTTGATCCGGCGCTGTGGTTTTTGGCGATGGATGGGGAGGAAATTGCCGGCATTAGCCTCTGCTCCCCCCGTCTACCCGAAGATGAAAACCTGGGTTGGGTCGGCATACTCGGCGTGCGTCGTCCCTGGCGGCGGCAAGGGCTGGGGCTGGCTCTCCTACAGTATTCGTTCGTCGAAATGTACGCACGCGGCAAACAGCGCGTCGGTCTCGGCGTGGATGCCGGCAGCCTCACCGGCGCAACCCGTTTGTACGAAAAAGCCGGCATGGCCGTTACGCGCCGGTTCGACACCTACGACAAACTGATTCGCCCCGGCGAAGAGTTGAGCCTGGAAACGCTGGAATAGTTCACGGGGGCATGGTTTGGGTCGGGTCATCCGCCCAGGCCATGCCCATTTTCATGGAAAAACGAGCGTATCGCACGTCTCGTTGTTTTGGTTGGGATCGTAAACGTAAGCGGGCTGGCTCACATCCTCGACGCAGGTGGTCCACGCGCCCCCGCTGGCGGACCAGACGTAGAACCAGGCGAAGCCATTGGCGGCGGTGAGGGCCTGCTTGTGTCGCACCTGCCCCGTGGGCGTGGTGAGGGCCACGGAAACGGCGGCGCCGGCTACGGGGCCGCCGTCGGCATCATTCACGCGCACCAGGGAGAAGGCGATGGCGCCATTGGGCAGCGTCCGCCCGGCCAGCCAGATGCCATAAATGTGCATCGTGTCCGTGACGGGCGCGCCAATGATGGTGAAGGGCGCAGGTGTCGTGCCGCTGGCGCTGCCGCCGGCGGTGGTGACGGTGTAGCGCACGTAGGCATTGTCCGTTGCGGGCAGGTCGGGAGGCAGCCGCCACTGCGCCCGCCCGTTGTTGGGCAGGTCGGCGGCGATGGGCGTCCAGGGACCGTTGGGGCCGTTGAGGGATAGTTCCAATGTGACGCTGGAGGCGGCCTGGGCGGGCACGGCGCTGACCCAATCAATAAAGTGGACCGCGCCGGCGCGCAGGGTGGCTCCCGGTCGCGGTGATAGGGGGGAGATGGTGAGTGCGGCGGGAACGGAGGCTTCTTTGAAGAAGTGGGGATGGTTGCGGTCGTTGGGCCAGTTGCCTTCGTCGGAAATGAGGGCGATGTCGGGGTAGCCGTTGTGGTCGGCGTCGGGACCAACGCGGAAGGCTTCGATGTAGCCGGGCGTGGGGAGGGTGAAGGTGGCGACGGGGATCCAAGTGCCGGCATTATTCCCCAACCACACACCCACATGCCCCTCACCGGCTGCCGCCACATCGACGAAGCCGTCCACGTTCATGTCCTGCAACTGCGTCGCTTCACACCAGGCAGATGCCGGCAATCCACTCGACAACGACTGCCACACCCCCTCCGCCACCATCCCCCACACCTCAATGCCACCGCTTCCATTACAAAACGACAACTCATCTCCCCCATCCCCATTCACATCCCCCAGATCAATCCCCGTACGCCCCAACGCACCACCCGGCGGCAAATTCCCATCTGCCGGCGTGAATCCACCGCTCCCATCCCCCACATACACCGTCCCATTCTGGTTCGCCGTGGCGAAATCGGCCAGCCCATCCCCATTGACATCCCCAAACGTCATGTCCATGTCCGAATTGCCACCCAGATAGCCAAAACTCTGCGTCCACGTCCCATCCCCCTGGTTCAAATAGACATGCACGCCGGCGCAGCAGCCAAACGAAGCGGAAGCCAGGTCCAGGTCGCCATCGTTATCCACGTCGGCAAAATCGGTACCGAACATCCCCCACGTCTCCCCATTCGTCGCCAGGCCATCATCCCAAGCCATCCAGTTCTGGCCCGTGCCATCCCCCAGGGCCACCTCCAGAATCTGGTCGCCCAGATCCGTGCCTGAATAGTTGTGGTGCATCCCATACCCCACATCCAGGTCGCCATCATTGTTCACGTCGCCCACAGCCAGGCCGCCATAGCCGAAGTCGCCATATTGGAACACCGACCACGCGCCCGCGCCATCGCCAAACCAGACCATGATGCCATGCTCGCCCGTGTTGATGAAGGGGGAACCGTGGTCGCCAATGGAGAGCAGGTCCGGGTGTCCGTCGCCGTTCACGTCGCCAAATTCCAGTTCCGTGCGCCCCGACTCCATCACGGGCACGCCCAGCCCCGCCGACGACTCCACATAGCTGATCGTTTCTGGGGAGGCAGGCGGAGGCGCCGCCGTGGAAGCATGGGTACGCACCGCCAACAAACAAAAAATGAGTAGGAAGAACGGGAAAATCATCTTGCCTTTCATGGCGCACGAACTCCTTTATATCGCTCATGTCATTCTTCGGGGGTGAAACGAAGCGGATCAGGCACATCTAACTGCCTGTTTTTCTCCTGACAACTCAACGATAGAATCAAAGAGAAGGTTTATGCAAGAATGACGGGTTGATGGAAGAAACCCAATACGCCTCGTGAAACGACGTCGGATATTGTAGCATAGAAGCACGAGTCAACGTGACACGCTTTCCGCGGGAAGAAACAATGGCCGTAATACACGCTATTCCTTGGGAATAAATCTGAGGCAAAATGACAATTGCGCGGTGGCGACGACCTTTGGTGGTAGGTGGGGTGGTATTGGGCGTTCTTCTCTTGTTGGGCGCGGCAGGGTGGTTCTATTTGAACCGGGCAGCCGACGACCCGCGCAACGGCGCGATGGTGCTGTGGGCGCGGGGGGACGCCGCCGCGCGCGCCTCGCTGGTGACGGTACAGCGGGAAACTTGCCCGGGTGCGCCTTTTGTTTTGCCGGCATCTGGCTTCATCGGCCTGCTCTACGGAGATCCCCGCGGCCCCTACAGTTCCGCCCACCGGCATCAAGGCATCGACATCTTCAGCGACAGCGACCCGGGCACAACGCCCGTCTACGCCGCCTACGACGGCTACATCACCCGCGAGGCGGATTGGGTCAGCACCCTGATCCAGCGCGTGCCGCGCAATCCATTGAATCCCGACGAACAAATCTGGCTGTACTACACGCATATGGCCGACGCCACGGGCAAGACTGTCTACATCGACCCCGCCTTTCCCCCCGGCACGCGCGAACTGTTCGTGCCCCAGGGAACGCTGCTGGGGTACACGGGCAACTACAACGGCGCCGCCGGGGGGCGCATCTGGACGCATCTGCACTTTTCCATCGTGCGCGACGACGGCCACGGTCACTACTTGAACGAACTGGAGATCGCCAACACGCTGGACCCCTCCCCCTTCCTGGGCATGGCCGTCAACTACGCCTGCCAGAGCGGTCCCGCCACCTGCACGGCAGCGCCAACCTGCGCGAACGAGAGCAACTGACGGCAAACGGCAGCAGGTTAAACAAGTCGTTCTTGCGGGTTGCCGGCAGCAAGCGTGATTTCGCCACCCCCTGCCCGTTTTCTAACAGATAGCACCCCAAACGAGGGCGACCATCTCCCAAACAGGACGGCAGGCGTCTGATGCACACCAACAGCATCGCTTTTTTGCTCCCGCGACCCTACCTCATTATACTTGCCCCAATTACGGTGGCTCACCCTCTGGTTCTTGCAGGCTCCTTTTGGACGCGCCGTATGAATCCTTATACGTTAGGCAAATGTAAATTGAGGCATATCAGCTAACAACCATGAAAGAGATAAGGCAGCTTATATTACCTGATACTTACGAAGATTTAGTCAAGGAACTTGGCAATGATTATGCACAAATGTCACAATTTGTAGTCCCCGTGGAAGAAGCCGAGAAAAGCCTTGCTCTTATTGCTCAAACTATCAAAAACTCGGGGAAAATTGTCTTGCTTTTTGGTTTACCAGGTGTAGGTAAATCCACATTCGTTCTTTCCTTAACGTGGCGAAAACACTTGCCAATTTCTGACATCATTGAAATTGATGCTAATAATTTTTTTGGGGGGCAGGCTAAACCGCTCCACTTACTTTACCAGAAGTTACAGAAAATAATTCAACAACAAATTAAGTCTCAAAAGCCCGACACTATTCCCACGATTGTGATCAACTATCTTGAAAATCTTGCAGGTCAAGAACAGGAAGATATTCGTGCATTCTTCAGAAATGTAAATGGGTTATTGCGGAAGAATCCGGTCTTGATCATTTGGCCTGTAACTGAGAAAGAAGATGCGGAGAAATTGCTAGAATTGGCATCTGCTGTATCGGGTACAGTTTTTTCACAAGAACCAATTCTAGAATTTATGGGACCTCAAATAAAGGAGTTCCCTCGGATTGCTAAAGATACTATTTCCACCCTGAATCCAGGCTTTTCGTTTGATGATTTTCTTTTGAACGATGACGAATTGCGGGTGATCGCAGACAGGTTGAAACGTGAAAACATTTCAAGAAGAACTATAAGGCATTATCTTCAAGCTGTTAAAGTGGAATGGCAACAAAAAAGTGGTGAACTAGAACAAATCATCGGAAGGATTCCAAAACCTACAGAGGTTTGGATTATAGTTTGTTATCCAGATGCTGAATCAATTGTCAGTCAATTTGCCCGTAAATCACCTTACGCGCCCGATGATGCTTGGGATGCTGATTACAGACGGCTTTCGGAATACGTGTCTGGCAATGCTCAACGATCTGCCGATTGGAATCCAAGGCGGCTACAATTTGCCCTTCGGGGTGCATTTCGAACCAAGATAATGTTCTTACCAACAAATGCTGTGGTATCTTGCGTAGCTGCCCATGGCGTACATTATCGTGTAGACTTAGAATTGTTAACCAAAATATGGGCGAACACAATTGAAAACTGGAAGAAGCCTGTAATTGCAAAGCGATTTTTGGGATCTTCGCCACTAGTCAGGCAGTTAAAGGGGGAACCAGCAAAATTAGGAAAGCGGCGAAGTGGTGCATCTGCTCAATCTATCAAAAATGCTGAAACGCCATTTATGGAGATTAATCATTTCACCCAAAATACAAGCGACCAGCCAATTAACCATTGTTTAGCGCAAGGATTGAGAGAAAGTTTGGAGTGGAGTGAATCGGATATAGTTGCAGAATGTGCACACCCGTTTTTGGAAGGTATACGACCTGACATCTTGATTAAACATGATCCGTCAAAAATCATTTGTGTTGAAATGTTTTATACTGTGAACAAAACCCCTTCCACTTTAGCCAATTATGTCTTAAGCAAAATGGACCGGTATATGAAGCAACTTGACCTTTACAGTTTGCAGCCGCGTCTTTTTGTTGAAGATTTGTAACTGGGTTTACAGCAGTAATGTGGTCAGGCAAAACCGTTGTCAATTCGGCGACGACATTTGGATTGTTACTCAGAGAGAAAAAAAGCCTAACAACCCTTTCACTTGACGCTGGCGCGATGCCTCGGACGGTCAGATGTTTGGTGAATGGCAAAGGCATTGGACGACCACGCCAGGGCAAGTGAAGGTAGCGTTGAGTCTTGCGCTAATGCTCGCCAGTCCCTAATACAGCCCGGCGTAAACGGGCCTACAATTCCTATTTCCCGTTGTTCATGGACCCGTAGTAGTTGCCTGTCTGACATTGCCAAGTTACGGATCTGGTAGGAGTACCTGTAGGTATGGGTCTATTTAAGCCGTCGTGTACGAGTCGAGAGACAGAGTCCCCCGAATGCCTCTTTTCACGCTCCCATCCACAAGCAGAAGACTGGCAAAGCGGGTTTGACGCCTGGAATGAGCGATAATGCCGGCATCTCCCCATGCCGGCATTATACTCATCCATCGTGCGCACCCCGCTATCCCCCCGTCAAACAAGTCGTTCTTGCGGGTTGCTGCGCTGTCGGTGCATACTCATATTTTCTATATTGACATGTATGTATGATATGCATACAATTGGGTGGATGAAATTTCAATTCGACCCCGCAAAAGCCAAGAGCAATTTCCAAAAGCACAAGGTATCATTTGCTGATGCGGAAGGTGTTTTCTACGATCCATTAGCGATACATCAGGAAGACCCATATTCTGAGCAGGAAGACAGGTGGATAGCCATAGGTTTGGGAAGCGCAAACCAGATTCTTGTTGTCGTTTACACTTTTCGCAATGATGACATCAGGCTAATATCAGTTCGACGGGCAACACGTCGTGAGGTGAAAGACTATGAAGAATGAATATGACTTCTCAAAAGGTAAGC
This region includes:
- a CDS encoding GNAT family N-acetyltransferase; amino-acid sequence: MLDVFTEEVLTGELPKGFGARPATMADAPAVTELLNASAVAQIGYEEFDLEETYVEWQTPGFDLERSSQVVLSPEGMIVGYMEVWDVAETPVHPWLWGRVHPDYEGLGIGSYLLDWAEARARQALSRLPAHALFSVRAGCVSTYQPTKALFEARGMKMVRHFYRMVIDLEQPPAPPRFPPHIVVRTLVERPDLRAIFQAVEESFSDHWGHVPESEEKVLARWRHMMETDKDFDPALWFLAMDGEEIAGISLCSPRLPEDENLGWVGILGVRRPWRRQGLGLALLQYSFVEMYARGKQRVGLGVDAGSLTGATRLYEKAGMAVTRRFDTYDKLIRPGEELSLETLE
- a CDS encoding VCBS repeat-containing protein, whose product is MKGKMIFPFFLLIFCLLAVRTHASTAAPPPASPETISYVESSAGLGVPVMESGRTELEFGDVNGDGHPDLLSIGDHGSPFINTGEHGIMVWFGDGAGAWSVFQYGDFGYGGLAVGDVNNDGDLDVGYGMHHNYSGTDLGDQILEVALGDGTGQNWMAWDDGLATNGETWGMFGTDFADVDNDGDLDLASASFGCCAGVHVYLNQGDGTWTQSFGYLGGNSDMDMTFGDVNGDGLADFATANQNGTVYVGDGSGGFTPADGNLPPGGALGRTGIDLGDVNGDGGDELSFCNGSGGIEVWGMVAEGVWQSLSSGLPASAWCEATQLQDMNVDGFVDVAAAGEGHVGVWLGNNAGTWIPVATFTLPTPGYIEAFRVGPDADHNGYPDIALISDEGNWPNDRNHPHFFKEASVPAALTISPLSPRPGATLRAGAVHFIDWVSAVPAQAASSVTLELSLNGPNGPWTPIAADLPNNGRAQWRLPPDLPATDNAYVRYTVTTAGGSASGTTPAPFTIIGAPVTDTMHIYGIWLAGRTLPNGAIAFSLVRVNDADGGPVAGAAVSVALTTPTGQVRHKQALTAANGFAWFYVWSASGGAWTTCVEDVSQPAYVYDPNQNNETCDTLVFP
- a CDS encoding ATP-binding protein, which codes for MKEIRQLILPDTYEDLVKELGNDYAQMSQFVVPVEEAEKSLALIAQTIKNSGKIVLLFGLPGVGKSTFVLSLTWRKHLPISDIIEIDANNFFGGQAKPLHLLYQKLQKIIQQQIKSQKPDTIPTIVINYLENLAGQEQEDIRAFFRNVNGLLRKNPVLIIWPVTEKEDAEKLLELASAVSGTVFSQEPILEFMGPQIKEFPRIAKDTISTLNPGFSFDDFLLNDDELRVIADRLKRENISRRTIRHYLQAVKVEWQQKSGELEQIIGRIPKPTEVWIIVCYPDAESIVSQFARKSPYAPDDAWDADYRRLSEYVSGNAQRSADWNPRRLQFALRGAFRTKIMFLPTNAVVSCVAAHGVHYRVDLELLTKIWANTIENWKKPVIAKRFLGSSPLVRQLKGEPAKLGKRRSGASAQSIKNAETPFMEINHFTQNTSDQPINHCLAQGLRESLEWSESDIVAECAHPFLEGIRPDILIKHDPSKIICVEMFYTVNKTPSTLANYVLSKMDRYMKQLDLYSLQPRLFVEDL
- a CDS encoding BrnT family toxin — its product is MKFQFDPAKAKSNFQKHKVSFADAEGVFYDPLAIHQEDPYSEQEDRWIAIGLGSANQILVVVYTFRNDDIRLISVRRATRREVKDYEE